One genomic segment of Fusobacterium varium includes these proteins:
- a CDS encoding flavodoxin family protein, translated as MKILILNGSARKKGNTRTALKQIEKGIDLNNNSAEFIDITDFKIAGCLGCDGCKRTGVCVIKDDAVGLVEKIVEADMVIFGSPVYWWGISSQTKALIDRIYMKNSTLPQLKKKIGVVAVGADELSGEQYKLIKGQFDCICEYLGWEFAVYKPISAGLIGDVEKQVGLMRELKEIGQKL; from the coding sequence ATGAAAATTTTGATTTTAAATGGAAGTGCAAGAAAAAAAGGGAATACTAGAACAGCTTTAAAACAGATAGAAAAAGGAATAGATCTAAATAATAATAGTGCTGAATTTATAGATATTACAGATTTTAAAATAGCTGGTTGTTTAGGTTGTGATGGTTGTAAAAGAACTGGAGTTTGTGTAATAAAAGATGATGCAGTAGGATTAGTTGAAAAAATAGTTGAAGCTGATATGGTAATATTTGGATCTCCAGTTTATTGGTGGGGAATCTCTTCTCAAACTAAAGCTTTAATAGATAGAATCTATATGAAAAACTCTACTTTACCACAACTTAAAAAGAAAATTGGTGTAGTGGCAGTTGGTGCAGATGAATTATCAGGAGAGCAATATAAATTGATAAAAGGGCAATTTGATTGTATATGTGAGTATTTAGGTTGGGAGTTTGCAGTATATAAACCTATCTCAGCTGGATTGATAGGAGATGTTGAAAAGCAAGTTGGATTGATGAGAGAGTTAAAAGAGATAGGACAAAAATTATAG
- a CDS encoding lactate utilization protein encodes MDIIKKRNILLGEQVIKNLKSRNIDAYFAQNKEKALKKALEIIPQESSVSWGGSISIESIGLKEAVRKGNYKVLDREKATTLEEKHKIMHQALSSDFFLTSCNAISEDGILVNIDGVANRLAAICYGPKYVLMIVGINKVVKSVEDAISRARNIAAPINAQRFDIDTPCKKTGCCYDCKSPDTICCQLLITRYSKIKGRIILILVDDNIGY; translated from the coding sequence ATGGATATAATAAAAAAAAGAAATATATTATTAGGAGAACAAGTAATCAAAAATTTAAAATCTAGAAATATAGATGCCTATTTTGCTCAAAATAAAGAGAAAGCTCTAAAAAAAGCTTTAGAAATTATCCCTCAAGAAAGTTCTGTTAGTTGGGGTGGATCAATTTCAATAGAAAGTATCGGATTAAAAGAGGCTGTTAGAAAGGGAAATTATAAAGTTTTAGATAGAGAAAAAGCTACTACTTTAGAAGAAAAACATAAAATTATGCATCAAGCTCTATCTAGTGATTTTTTCTTAACAAGTTGTAATGCTATATCTGAAGATGGAATCCTTGTAAATATTGATGGTGTTGCCAATAGATTAGCAGCTATCTGCTATGGACCTAAATATGTTTTAATGATAGTTGGAATAAATAAAGTTGTTAAAAGTGTAGAAGATGCTATATCTCGTGCTAGAAATATAGCTGCCCCTATCAATGCTCAAAGATTTGACATTGACACTCCTTGTAAAAAAACAGGTTGTTGCTATGATTGTAAATCCCCAGACACTATATGTTGCCAACTACTTATCACTCGTTATAGCAAAATAAAAGGTAGAATTATTCTTATTTTAGTAGATGATAATATAGGATATTAA
- the ispE gene encoding 4-(cytidine 5'-diphospho)-2-C-methyl-D-erythritol kinase: MKFSLNSNGKINIGLNVIGVLPNGYHLLDMIMVPISLSDRITGEIEDISGTLEIKTNKADIPVNEDNILWKIYDKFYSESGLSKRKISLYLEKIIPHQAGLGGGSSNGAFLLKLLNEFHGNFFSQERLIEIGKSVGADIPFFLINKSARVRGIGEDIEIIENNLKNSIILIKPQFGVSTGKAYKNMSMLNNKRDANIDKIIFGLKDNRVDIVEDNIENHLEQGLLLEDENIIKFRKKLAELNMKFFMSGSGSAYYTFVTQEESEEAVTRIKEYLNSCEVYLCSSL; encoded by the coding sequence GTGAAATTTTCGTTAAATTCTAATGGAAAAATAAATATAGGTCTGAATGTAATTGGAGTTCTTCCTAATGGGTATCATCTTTTGGATATGATTATGGTACCAATTAGTTTAAGTGATAGAATAACTGGTGAAATAGAAGATATTTCAGGAACTCTTGAAATAAAAACAAATAAAGCAGATATTCCTGTAAATGAAGATAATATTTTATGGAAAATCTATGATAAATTTTATAGTGAAAGTGGACTTTCTAAAAGAAAAATATCTTTGTATCTTGAAAAAATTATACCTCATCAAGCTGGACTTGGAGGGGGAAGCTCAAATGGAGCATTTTTATTAAAACTTTTAAATGAGTTTCATGGAAATTTTTTCTCACAAGAAAGATTGATTGAGATAGGGAAAAGTGTTGGAGCTGATATTCCATTTTTCTTGATTAATAAATCTGCAAGAGTTAGAGGAATAGGGGAGGATATTGAGATTATAGAGAATAATTTAAAAAATTCTATAATTTTAATAAAGCCACAATTTGGAGTTTCAACAGGAAAAGCTTATAAAAATATGTCTATGCTCAATAATAAAAGAGATGCAAATATTGATAAAATCATATTTGGATTAAAAGATAATAGAGTGGATATAGTTGAAGATAATATAGAAAATCATCTAGAGCAAGGATTGTTATTAGAAGATGAAAATATAATTAAATTTAGAAAAAAATTGGCAGAATTAAATATGAAATTTTTTATGTCAGGAAGTGGAAGTGCATACTATACTTTTGTTACTCAAGAAGAATCAGAAGAAGCTGTTACAAGAATAAAAGAGTACTTAAATAGCTGTGAAGTCTATCTTTGCAGTTCTTTATAG
- the spoVG gene encoding septation regulator SpoVG: MKITDVRLRAVKNENELKLKAYADVTFDECFVIHGLKIIDGQKGMFVAMPSRKMPDGEYKDIAHPITPELRKEITDSVIAKYNEMDFSEEVAEEPKAE; this comes from the coding sequence ATGAAAATTACAGATGTTAGACTAAGAGCAGTGAAAAACGAGAACGAATTAAAATTAAAGGCTTATGCTGATGTTACTTTTGATGAATGTTTTGTTATTCACGGTCTAAAAATAATAGATGGTCAAAAAGGAATGTTTGTTGCTATGCCATCGAGAAAAATGCCTGATGGAGAGTATAAAGATATAGCTCATCCTATCACACCTGAATTAAGAAAAGAGATAACAGATTCAGTTATAGCTAAATATAATGAAATGGATTTTTCTGAAGAAGTAGCTGAAGAACCAAAAGCTGAATAA
- a CDS encoding S-layer homology domain-containing protein — protein MSFNLSYSQLNYEDVSKEHWAYSSIENLVNRGIIKENTYKFNGNEPLARYDFAYSLSQVLNTIDLEKANKEDLDILQALILEFSKELNKIGFDTKTYNAKIENINETVELLRKRIDENEKIIDQLLKRVEKLEEKI, from the coding sequence ATAAGTTTTAACTTATCTTATTCTCAATTAAACTATGAAGATGTAAGTAAGGAACACTGGGCATATTCTTCTATAGAGAATCTTGTTAATAGAGGTATAATAAAAGAAAATACCTATAAATTTAATGGAAATGAGCCTCTAGCAAGATATGATTTTGCTTATAGTCTTTCCCAAGTTTTAAATACTATAGATTTAGAAAAAGCTAATAAGGAAGATTTAGATATACTTCAAGCTTTGATACTTGAATTTTCGAAGGAGCTTAATAAGATAGGATTTGATACAAAAACATATAATGCTAAAATTGAGAATATTAATGAAACTGTTGAACTTTTGAGAAAAAGAATAGACGAAAATGAAAAAATTATAGATCAACTTTTGAAAAGAGTAGAAAAATTAGAGGAAAAAATCTAA